The Pyrococcus kukulkanii genome contains a region encoding:
- the mnhG gene encoding monovalent cation/H(+) antiporter subunit G yields MSEILFYLGAFMIIIGGICDIFGAIGLLRFPNFYIRLHAATVGTIGGAVIPLFGTSLLALGADFLPHKYAIAGASFVTGVIVLLAAPAGATALAYATHKAKLVKWEPKVDDLAEVRRND; encoded by the coding sequence TGAGCGAGATCCTCTTCTATCTCGGAGCATTCATGATCATCATCGGTGGAATCTGTGATATTTTTGGGGCCATAGGACTACTTCGCTTCCCCAACTTCTATATCAGGCTACACGCCGCAACGGTAGGTACAATTGGCGGTGCAGTTATTCCTCTATTTGGAACATCACTCCTCGCCCTCGGGGCTGACTTTCTCCCTCACAAGTATGCGATAGCGGGAGCAAGCTTTGTCACAGGAGTTATCGTCCTCCTTGCGGCTCCGGCTGGAGCAACGGCTTTAGCCTATGCTACCCACAAGGCCAAACTCGTGAAGTGGGAGCCAAAAGTTGACGATCTTGCAGAGGTGAGAAGGAATGATTGA
- a CDS encoding hydrogenase subunit MbhD domain-containing protein, whose protein sequence is MIEVHLIILAIVAILGMAFSYLAVTEKDLLKAVGYSAAQAVSYAVAFYILMAPDVLLAYIAIAVGIYSALLIFVISKTERYEVV, encoded by the coding sequence ATGATTGAAGTTCACCTAATAATCCTAGCGATCGTGGCGATCCTTGGAATGGCCTTTTCATACCTCGCTGTGACCGAAAAGGATCTTCTCAAGGCCGTAGGTTACTCGGCAGCTCAGGCTGTGTCCTATGCTGTGGCCTTCTATATCCTGATGGCACCGGACGTTCTCCTAGCCTACATTGCCATCGCTGTTGGAATTTATTCAGCTCTTCTCATCTTTGTTATAAGCAAAACTGAAAGATATGAGGTGGTGTGA
- a CDS encoding MnhB domain-containing protein: MKRLLGLLILFTVVIGLALYLSLPTQENLRSLGEFYLKNSYFGNYSAKSPEVVTSILWDYRGVDTLFETSVFFLAIIGSLTIFRVEMKKKERGEAKSSLPLPVPVVTKFIATLLLAISASIALHGQVTPGGGFQGGAALAVAPLLIIAAYSKYALENNGLDKTKAIVLRSIGLLGIVLIALAPLLSGGYAMQNQPIFPAEALGVPLGGSLVYYNIFEFLAVGAGFTAVFLLLAIPEEEFKGKGGAYE, encoded by the coding sequence ATGAAGCGCTTGCTTGGCCTGCTTATCCTGTTTACTGTGGTCATTGGCTTGGCACTTTATCTGAGCCTACCCACCCAGGAGAATCTTAGGAGTCTTGGCGAGTTCTACCTAAAGAACAGTTATTTTGGGAATTATTCGGCCAAGAGCCCGGAGGTTGTCACCTCAATCCTCTGGGACTATCGTGGTGTTGACACGCTCTTCGAGACTTCAGTGTTCTTCCTCGCGATAATAGGGAGCCTCACAATCTTCAGGGTGGAGATGAAGAAGAAGGAGAGAGGCGAAGCCAAGAGTTCCCTGCCTCTGCCGGTTCCAGTAGTTACCAAGTTTATCGCCACCCTCCTCCTAGCTATCTCGGCATCAATAGCACTCCACGGTCAGGTTACCCCAGGTGGTGGTTTCCAAGGTGGTGCGGCCTTAGCGGTTGCGCCGCTCCTCATAATTGCCGCATACTCTAAGTATGCACTCGAAAACAACGGCCTAGACAAGACGAAGGCGATAGTCCTCCGTTCAATAGGCCTCCTAGGTATAGTCCTTATCGCCTTAGCCCCCCTCCTCAGTGGAGGCTACGCAATGCAGAACCAGCCGATTTTTCCGGCCGAAGCTTTAGGCGTCCCCCTCGGAGGCTCGCTGGTCTACTACAACATCTTTGAGTTCCTTGCTGTGGGAGCGGGTTTCACGGCGGTGTTCCTCCTGCTTGCTATTCCTGAGGAAGAGTTCAAGGGGAAAGGGGGTGCTTATGAATGA
- a CDS encoding sodium:proton antiporter: protein MIAFLWTLTLLSIIATMLIGLYGIARRPSLVKKLIALTIFGDAVNLFVVALGYRLIYPVEPPILPEWEKGALSNFIAHSVDPLPQALVITAVVIGMAVNVLIAFAIIQMYRIYGSTDVRNLRRKLPEILREGL, encoded by the coding sequence ATGATTGCGTTTCTCTGGACTCTAACGCTACTCTCGATAATAGCCACCATGCTCATCGGCCTTTATGGGATAGCAAGGAGGCCAAGCCTCGTCAAAAAGCTCATAGCATTAACGATCTTCGGTGATGCGGTCAACCTCTTCGTGGTCGCCCTCGGCTATCGCCTGATATACCCGGTCGAGCCTCCGATCCTTCCTGAGTGGGAAAAGGGGGCGCTGAGCAACTTTATTGCCCACTCAGTTGACCCGCTCCCTCAAGCGTTGGTGATTACTGCGGTTGTCATTGGAATGGCCGTCAACGTCCTTATAGCCTTTGCGATAATCCAGATGTATCGCATCTATGGGAGCACTGACGTTAGGAATCTCAGAAGGAAGTTACCTGAAATACTAAGGGAGGGATTGTGA
- a CDS encoding Na+/H+ antiporter subunit E, whose translation MRGFLPTALLAFVTYIIFTGSATPYDLATGAIVALVTGALMGKFLIRSDVKALNPIRWLWGAIYFVWYMLVAETKAHLDVMVRIITGNVNPGIVRVPIRVKTDYAKTLVANSITNTPGTVVVDMDENYLYVNWINVTSEDPEKAREKISADFEKFAKRMFE comes from the coding sequence ATGAGAGGCTTTCTACCTACGGCCCTCCTGGCATTCGTGACTTACATCATCTTCACAGGTTCAGCGACTCCTTATGACTTAGCTACCGGTGCGATCGTTGCCCTAGTTACCGGGGCCTTAATGGGGAAGTTCCTCATCAGGAGCGATGTCAAGGCCCTCAATCCGATTAGATGGCTTTGGGGGGCCATCTATTTCGTCTGGTATATGCTGGTGGCTGAAACGAAGGCTCATCTAGATGTCATGGTTAGGATAATCACTGGAAATGTTAATCCGGGCATAGTGAGGGTTCCCATCAGGGTGAAAACTGATTACGCGAAGACTCTAGTTGCCAATTCTATTACAAACACGCCGGGAACTGTTGTTGTGGACATGGATGAGAACTATCTCTATGTGAACTGGATTAACGTAACGAGTGAAGACCCGGAGAAAGCTAGGGAAAAAATCTCGGCTGACTTTGAGAAGTTCGCGAAGAGAATGTTCGAATGA
- a CDS encoding proton-conducting transporter transmembrane domain-containing protein, with product MNVIGLTPIIPIVFAFALPLTSILVKGNKKIIQAYALLGTGLTLLATCKLFRITYATEKPLIYTFGGWNAPVGIIYEVDKMSALLALVTAVLMFLIAIYSYQYLEREGSLEWYYTLYLGLEAGLLGVLLTGDAFNLFVMIEVTSIAAYALVMYYKDRGDSICAGLKYAFIGAVGTTIYFLALGVIYYAFGTLNMANLSAIIHGINFPIATETYYNIAVASGIALALASWAFLIKAAIVPNHFWLPEAHPAAPSPVSAILSGLVVNVGIYSLARFLYTIYGGQLSGQLGDVVHLIGTIIITLGAVSALFGALMMNVQRDVKKLIAYSTIMHMGYLAMAVGIGTQLALQAAVFHMVNHAVTKALLFLAVGVFVHAAGSRNINDLAGLGRKMPLATFSLAIASLGLVGIPPLNIFFSKLLLFNAFMEKSFVLALILVLSSIIALVAYVKVLYEIWLGKRTEEVNVKEPMSMSIICLLLAIVSIALGLLAPYIIEHYINLAVNQTMDYELYIKAALESATKLKLP from the coding sequence ATGAATGTCATTGGGCTCACACCCATAATCCCAATCGTCTTCGCCTTTGCACTCCCGCTAACATCAATACTCGTGAAGGGGAATAAAAAGATCATCCAGGCGTATGCTCTGCTCGGCACGGGTTTGACATTGCTCGCTACCTGCAAGCTTTTCAGGATAACTTATGCCACAGAAAAGCCGCTAATCTATACCTTCGGTGGCTGGAATGCACCAGTGGGCATAATCTACGAAGTCGACAAGATGAGCGCCCTCCTTGCTCTGGTCACAGCCGTGCTCATGTTTCTCATTGCCATTTACAGTTACCAGTACCTTGAAAGGGAAGGTAGCCTTGAATGGTACTACACACTTTATCTCGGCCTTGAAGCCGGCCTATTGGGGGTTTTACTAACAGGTGACGCCTTCAACCTCTTCGTCATGATAGAAGTCACCAGCATCGCAGCATACGCTCTTGTTATGTACTACAAGGACAGAGGCGATTCAATCTGCGCTGGTCTGAAATATGCCTTCATAGGTGCCGTTGGAACCACTATATATTTCTTGGCCCTAGGTGTCATATATTATGCCTTTGGAACCCTAAATATGGCTAACCTAAGCGCGATAATCCACGGAATAAACTTTCCGATTGCCACTGAGACCTACTATAACATAGCCGTTGCCTCCGGAATCGCCTTAGCCTTGGCCTCTTGGGCGTTTTTAATTAAGGCAGCAATAGTTCCCAACCACTTCTGGCTTCCTGAAGCTCACCCTGCAGCTCCGAGTCCTGTATCAGCGATCCTTTCAGGACTGGTCGTAAACGTCGGAATTTACTCCCTGGCAAGGTTCCTCTACACAATCTATGGCGGCCAGTTAAGTGGCCAGCTTGGTGATGTTGTTCATCTCATAGGCACGATCATCATTACCCTCGGCGCGGTTTCGGCGCTCTTCGGAGCTCTGATGATGAACGTCCAGAGGGATGTGAAGAAGCTCATAGCATACTCAACTATAATGCACATGGGCTACTTGGCCATGGCCGTGGGAATTGGAACACAGTTAGCCCTCCAGGCGGCGGTCTTTCACATGGTAAACCATGCAGTTACTAAGGCGTTGCTCTTCCTTGCCGTGGGAGTCTTCGTTCACGCGGCCGGCTCTAGAAACATTAACGACCTGGCTGGCCTAGGAAGGAAAATGCCTCTTGCAACCTTTAGTTTGGCCATAGCTTCCCTGGGTCTCGTCGGAATACCACCACTTAACATCTTCTTCAGCAAACTGCTACTGTTCAACGCCTTCATGGAGAAGAGCTTTGTTCTGGCATTGATCCTTGTACTGAGCTCGATCATAGCACTCGTTGCCTACGTCAAGGTGCTCTACGAGATATGGCTCGGAAAGCGCACGGAAGAAGTGAACGTCAAAGAGCCTATGAGCATGAGCATAATCTGTCTGTTGCTAGCTATAGTCTCCATAGCTCTCGGTTTGCTGGCCCCGTACATAATTGAGCACTATATCAACCTAGCCGTGAATCAAACTATGGATTACGAACTCTATATAAAGGCGGCGCTCGAGAGTGCAACAAAGCTAAAACTCCCCTAA
- a CDS encoding 4Fe-4S dicluster domain-containing protein, which yields MLNEDRCIGCGACSKACPHGAIIVREGQIRILEFHPELCKDCAFECNTSCPTRAIEGRPSFQILEFEYATCAMCGRRLPLTRKEAEYLAQILIKSGERPEFVYLCDECKIKLQSRASKAYYGYMI from the coding sequence ATGCTTAACGAAGATAGATGCATTGGTTGTGGTGCATGTTCAAAGGCATGCCCTCATGGAGCCATAATTGTTCGCGAGGGACAAATAAGGATCTTGGAGTTCCACCCTGAACTCTGCAAAGACTGCGCATTTGAATGTAACACCTCTTGTCCCACGAGGGCAATTGAAGGAAGGCCCTCTTTCCAAATATTGGAGTTCGAATATGCCACCTGTGCTATGTGCGGACGGAGGCTTCCACTCACAAGGAAAGAGGCAGAATATCTTGCCCAAATACTCATAAAATCTGGTGAAAGACCCGAATTCGTGTATTTGTGTGATGAATGTAAGATAAAACTCCAGTCACGTGCATCAAAAGCCTATTATGGATATATGATCTGA
- a CDS encoding FAD-dependent oxidoreductase produces MKGIRFAFLCREKPEPTGKKVAVIGAGPAGLAATGYLVCHGHEVHVYDKLPEPGGLMLFGIPEFRIPIYRVRLGYKELEEVFGVKFFTRTKVIFGERKDEGDEYVERTVNFEDLVRDYDAVLIATGTWKSWVANIEGINLEGVYPALEYLFKIKSAKLGYMNWTEIPPIEGKRVMVIGAGHTAVDAAMESLLLGADTVYMSYRRTIKEAPAGAYEINLLRSKGVKWLELTIPVRIVGENGRVRAIELQKCKLGEPDETGRRKPIPIEGSNFQVEVDYVVCAIGQTPTPPFAEDVGIAVDKKGRIVVDSRHMTSREGVFAAGDVVLGPSKVGRAVKDGLYAAESIHNWLSGR; encoded by the coding sequence GTGAAGGGTATAAGATTTGCCTTCCTATGTAGGGAGAAACCTGAACCTACTGGAAAGAAGGTGGCTGTTATTGGTGCCGGTCCAGCTGGCCTTGCAGCTACTGGCTACCTCGTTTGCCACGGACACGAGGTTCATGTTTATGACAAGCTTCCCGAACCTGGCGGTCTAATGCTTTTTGGAATACCGGAGTTCAGGATTCCCATTTATAGGGTCAGACTAGGTTACAAAGAGCTCGAAGAAGTCTTTGGCGTGAAGTTCTTCACTAGAACGAAGGTCATCTTCGGCGAAAGAAAGGATGAAGGGGATGAGTACGTCGAAAGAACCGTGAATTTTGAGGATCTTGTCAGGGATTATGATGCCGTGCTCATAGCTACAGGAACTTGGAAGTCCTGGGTGGCAAACATCGAGGGTATAAACCTGGAGGGGGTTTATCCGGCGCTTGAGTATCTATTTAAGATAAAATCTGCCAAACTCGGATATATGAACTGGACCGAAATTCCTCCGATAGAAGGGAAGAGGGTCATGGTTATAGGGGCTGGGCACACAGCTGTCGATGCCGCAATGGAGAGTCTCCTTCTTGGGGCTGACACTGTATATATGAGCTATCGCAGGACGATTAAAGAAGCTCCAGCAGGAGCATATGAGATAAACCTTCTGAGGAGCAAGGGCGTTAAATGGCTTGAACTTACAATCCCAGTAAGGATAGTAGGGGAGAACGGGAGAGTAAGAGCAATAGAGCTCCAGAAGTGTAAGCTTGGCGAACCCGATGAGACGGGAAGGAGAAAGCCAATTCCAATCGAAGGATCTAATTTCCAAGTGGAGGTTGATTATGTTGTGTGTGCAATAGGTCAGACGCCAACGCCTCCCTTCGCCGAGGATGTGGGTATAGCAGTTGACAAGAAGGGTAGGATAGTTGTTGATTCAAGACATATGACAAGTAGAGAGGGAGTTTTCGCGGCTGGAGATGTCGTTTTGGGCCCCTCAAAGGTTGGAAGGGCCGTTAAGGATGGGCTTTATGCAGCTGAAAGCATTCATAACTGGCTGAGTGGGAGGTGA
- a CDS encoding 4Fe-4S dicluster domain-containing protein yields the protein MRRRILHVDYSLCIGCETCQSVCEFIHNGRPNIRIYYTVSGLPVPISCKHCDKAPCMDVCPAGAIHRDTDGAVIIDPKKCIGCLMCLAVCPFGAPSYDVRIRAVTKCDMCANRRMLGMEPACAEMCPAEAIFFGKPEEIEDEIRRRTAEKIARERISIGSMESVGRLL from the coding sequence ATGAGAAGAAGGATTCTCCACGTTGATTATAGCCTCTGCATAGGATGTGAGACCTGCCAGTCCGTTTGTGAGTTCATCCATAACGGGAGGCCTAACATAAGGATATATTATACCGTCTCGGGTCTGCCAGTTCCAATAAGTTGTAAACACTGCGATAAAGCTCCGTGTATGGATGTTTGCCCTGCAGGGGCAATTCATCGCGATACTGATGGGGCCGTCATAATTGACCCCAAGAAGTGCATTGGTTGTCTCATGTGCCTTGCCGTCTGTCCTTTTGGCGCGCCGAGCTATGATGTGAGAATCAGGGCTGTTACCAAGTGCGACATGTGCGCCAACAGGAGAATGCTTGGAATGGAACCTGCATGTGCTGAGATGTGCCCAGCAGAGGCTATATTCTTTGGAAAGCCTGAGGAAATCGAGGACGAAATAAGGAGAAGAACGGCCGAGAAGATAGCTCGCGAAAGAATTTCTATTGGGAGCATGGAAAGTGTAGGACGGCTTCTTTAG
- a CDS encoding monovalent cation/H+ antiporter subunit E — MSFIAAFVWSYIFWLVLTVGSKGLLWSTQELIAGLIFSTIVGYATRGIIGDRAIRFLNPMKWILAVAYTPVLFWGMVKANFDVAYRVITGKIRPGIVRVPVNLENDAQYAILSNSITLTPGTLTVDACPEEKVLYVHWINIPKGLEWPENSEPVSGPFEKWARRLGE; from the coding sequence TTGTCGTTTATCGCAGCCTTTGTTTGGTCTTATATCTTCTGGCTTGTCCTCACCGTGGGCAGTAAAGGATTACTGTGGAGTACGCAGGAACTTATAGCTGGTCTAATATTCTCGACTATCGTGGGCTACGCGACGAGGGGAATAATAGGAGATAGGGCGATAAGATTCCTAAATCCTATGAAGTGGATCCTTGCGGTAGCCTATACTCCTGTGCTTTTCTGGGGCATGGTCAAAGCAAACTTTGACGTTGCCTATAGGGTGATAACAGGAAAGATAAGGCCGGGCATAGTCAGAGTTCCAGTCAACCTTGAAAACGACGCTCAGTATGCAATTCTTAGCAATTCAATAACCCTAACGCCGGGAACCCTAACGGTGGATGCCTGTCCCGAAGAGAAGGTTCTCTACGTTCACTGGATAAATATTCCTAAAGGTCTTGAGTGGCCCGAGAACTCAGAACCTGTTTCAGGCCCATTCGAAAAATGGGCAAGGAGGTTGGGAGAATGA
- a CDS encoding cation:proton antiporter: MIFFYAALLVGVAALLAVARLILGPSVPDRVVALDTLNTLVVAAMVLLGAAYSRTIYIDIAIVYALLSYIGTLVIARYLQGGLM; encoded by the coding sequence ATGATATTCTTTTACGCTGCACTCCTAGTGGGAGTAGCGGCTCTCTTGGCTGTGGCTAGACTCATCCTTGGCCCTAGCGTTCCAGATAGGGTCGTGGCCCTTGACACGCTCAACACCTTAGTAGTTGCTGCGATGGTTCTCTTAGGAGCTGCTTACAGCAGAACCATTTACATCGACATAGCCATTGTTTATGCCTTGCTAAGTTATATTGGAACGCTAGTTATAGCTAGATACCTGCAGGGGGGATTAATGTGA
- the mnhG gene encoding monovalent cation/H(+) antiporter subunit G: protein MIEYVIYSFLTISIVFNFLGSIALHRFPDVYTRLHGATKCTTFGTIFAVLAVVVHALDMLHRTGNPKYLQMVFHSVVALIALLLTNPTGAHAIAKAAHLSGYLPKRAVVDAYLLKRKEGEKNEPCNS, encoded by the coding sequence GTGATAGAGTACGTGATCTATAGTTTCCTCACAATTAGCATTGTCTTTAATTTCCTAGGGAGCATAGCACTTCACCGCTTTCCTGACGTCTACACAAGGCTTCATGGAGCGACGAAGTGCACCACCTTTGGCACGATATTTGCTGTTCTGGCCGTCGTTGTCCATGCTCTTGACATGCTTCATAGAACGGGGAATCCTAAGTACCTTCAGATGGTCTTTCACAGTGTCGTTGCCCTTATAGCTCTCCTACTAACGAATCCAACAGGTGCTCACGCCATCGCTAAGGCGGCCCACTTGAGTGGATATTTGCCGAAGAGGGCTGTTGTTGATGCATACCTCTTGAAGAGGAAGGAGGGGGAGAAAAATGAACCCTGCAACTCTTGA
- a CDS encoding hydrogenase subunit MbhD domain-containing protein, which yields MNPATLDMIIQVIILVSIIVTSVLIITLRDLLSAALASAAMSLLLSLEFYMLHAPDVAIAEAAVGAGVVTAVVVYAIAKTERWEREAP from the coding sequence ATGAACCCTGCAACTCTTGACATGATAATCCAGGTGATAATATTGGTAAGTATTATAGTGACCTCTGTCCTTATCATAACCCTTCGCGATCTCCTCTCGGCTGCTCTCGCCTCAGCTGCCATGAGCTTACTCCTCAGTCTTGAGTTCTATATGCTTCACGCTCCTGACGTAGCTATAGCTGAGGCTGCTGTTGGTGCGGGTGTCGTTACGGCTGTTGTGGTTTATGCGATAGCCAAGACGGAAAGATGGGAGCGTGAGGCCCCATGA
- the mbhE gene encoding hydrogen gas-evolving membrane-bound hydrogenase subunit E has product MKKALAFLSLLVIFAALLLATHPDYGIKFGLSGKDWLKYRYTDQYYIEHGIEEVGGTNIVTDIVFDYRGYDTLGEATVLFTAIAGAIALLRPWRRDENE; this is encoded by the coding sequence ATGAAGAAGGCACTGGCATTTCTCTCGTTACTCGTGATCTTTGCGGCTCTTCTTCTTGCGACACATCCTGATTATGGGATAAAGTTTGGCCTTAGTGGCAAGGACTGGCTCAAGTATCGCTACACTGATCAATACTACATAGAGCACGGTATTGAAGAGGTTGGAGGAACAAACATCGTAACTGACATAGTATTTGACTATCGTGGCTATGATACGCTTGGTGAAGCCACGGTTCTGTTCACGGCCATAGCTGGTGCCATAGCACTGTTAAGACCCTGGAGGAGGGATGAGAATGAATGA
- a CDS encoding Na(+)/H(+) antiporter subunit B — MNDMGLIVRTLARATIPLIGIFGAYIVSHGHLTPGGGFQGGATIAGAGILFLIAFGLEEAKKRINKNLYSALEGIGGLVFLGAAMLGLSVAFFYNLLWHKGPILNGHPGSLLSAGYLPIMNLAVGLKVFTGLVSALMAIALYRRWQK; from the coding sequence ATGAATGACATGGGACTCATTGTAAGGACGCTTGCGAGGGCTACAATACCTCTTATAGGGATATTCGGAGCTTACATTGTTTCACACGGCCATCTTACACCTGGTGGTGGTTTCCAGGGGGGAGCTACAATAGCTGGAGCTGGAATACTCTTCCTTATCGCCTTTGGTCTTGAGGAGGCTAAGAAGAGGATAAATAAGAACCTGTATTCTGCCCTCGAGGGAATCGGTGGGCTTGTGTTCCTTGGGGCGGCAATGCTTGGTCTGAGTGTAGCCTTCTTCTACAACCTCCTCTGGCATAAAGGACCTATCCTCAACGGTCATCCTGGATCTCTCCTCTCGGCAGGTTACCTCCCGATAATGAACCTTGCCGTTGGTCTAAAGGTGTTCACAGGCCTTGTTTCAGCACTCATGGCAATAGCCCTCTACAGGAGGTGGCAGAAGTGA
- a CDS encoding NADH-quinone oxidoreductase subunit K, with translation MIALQYLTALIMIALGIYAFLYKRNLIKLILALDLIDSGIHLLLISEGYRMENGLPPTAPVYTGYEGGAMVAPIPQALVLTSIVIGVCVLSLAVALAINAYRHYGTLDVTKLRRLRG, from the coding sequence GTGATAGCCCTTCAATATCTCACAGCCTTAATAATGATAGCCCTCGGAATATATGCCTTCCTATACAAGCGCAACCTTATCAAGCTGATACTTGCTCTGGATCTAATTGACTCGGGAATTCACCTCCTTCTCATCAGCGAAGGATACAGGATGGAAAATGGCCTCCCACCAACCGCCCCAGTCTATACTGGATATGAAGGTGGGGCAATGGTTGCGCCGATTCCTCAGGCATTAGTTCTGACGAGCATAGTCATTGGAGTTTGTGTCCTTTCCTTGGCTGTTGCATTGGCTATTAACGCTTATAGACACTACGGAACGCTTGATGTAACAAAGCTCAGGAGGTTGAGGGGATGA
- a CDS encoding proton-conducting transporter transmembrane domain-containing protein: protein MTWLPFLIIIPLFGAFSMPIVSLLKGKAKEVWATIVSFATLMVGIQVFREVWSKGTLLYTLGARNPFGKADFPIRIVWEVDKFGAIMVLIITFVSFLAVLYSIEYMKHDTGLEKFYTLILILELGMLGIVITGDIFNFYVFLEIMSIASYALVAFRNDTWEAIEAGIKYMFVGSLASSFILLGVALLYGQYGTLTMGYLAVKMAENPTIVAKVALALFLGGLLFKSGASPVHMWLADAHPAAPSSISAMLSGLVIKAGGVYAMARIIFSVFWPALNPITVGWIIIFFACITLIVGNAMAVVQEDMKRLLAYSSVGQIGYILLGLGIGIVAYGTKIGEIALAGAIYHVVNHAIMKALLFLVAGAIIHEIGTRNLNELSGLAKTMPKTSFAFLIGAAAIVGMPPLNGFASKWLIYESSALFNPILGAIAIIGTAFCTAAYVRVLFTFFGRPREKVLNAKDPGISMLLPMLILVLAIIVMGLFPWQISDKFMIPAARGLWDVLGYVATLMGGG, encoded by the coding sequence ATGACGTGGTTACCGTTCCTAATAATCATTCCGTTATTTGGAGCATTTTCAATGCCAATCGTGAGCTTGCTAAAGGGAAAGGCTAAGGAGGTATGGGCCACAATAGTGAGCTTTGCCACCCTTATGGTTGGCATTCAAGTGTTTAGGGAGGTATGGAGCAAGGGGACGCTTCTTTATACACTAGGGGCTAGGAACCCCTTCGGCAAGGCAGATTTCCCGATTAGGATCGTTTGGGAGGTTGATAAGTTCGGGGCGATAATGGTTCTCATAATAACGTTTGTGAGCTTTCTCGCGGTTCTATACTCAATAGAATACATGAAGCATGACACGGGTCTTGAGAAGTTTTACACCTTAATCCTAATACTTGAACTTGGGATGCTTGGCATAGTGATAACAGGAGATATATTTAATTTTTACGTATTCCTTGAAATAATGAGCATAGCCAGTTATGCCTTAGTCGCCTTCAGGAACGACACTTGGGAGGCCATTGAAGCAGGCATAAAGTATATGTTCGTAGGTTCCCTCGCCAGCTCCTTCATTCTGCTTGGTGTAGCACTTCTCTATGGTCAGTATGGAACGCTAACCATGGGCTACTTGGCCGTCAAGATGGCTGAGAATCCAACAATAGTTGCCAAGGTAGCCTTAGCTTTATTCCTTGGGGGGCTGTTGTTCAAGAGTGGTGCCTCCCCAGTTCACATGTGGCTTGCAGATGCCCACCCAGCTGCTCCGAGCTCGATCTCAGCAATGCTTTCAGGTCTCGTGATTAAGGCCGGTGGAGTATATGCAATGGCAAGGATAATCTTCAGCGTATTCTGGCCAGCCCTCAACCCGATAACCGTTGGATGGATAATAATATTCTTTGCTTGCATAACGCTCATAGTAGGAAACGCCATGGCAGTTGTGCAGGAAGACATGAAAAGGTTACTTGCATATTCATCGGTGGGTCAGATAGGTTACATCCTCCTCGGTTTGGGTATAGGAATAGTCGCTTATGGGACAAAAATTGGAGAGATTGCCCTGGCTGGAGCAATTTATCACGTGGTTAACCATGCGATAATGAAAGCCCTTCTCTTCCTTGTTGCTGGAGCAATAATCCATGAAATTGGAACAAGGAACCTCAACGAACTGAGCGGACTGGCAAAGACAATGCCGAAAACCTCATTTGCATTCCTAATTGGTGCTGCAGCAATAGTTGGTATGCCACCACTAAACGGCTTCGCGAGTAAGTGGTTGATCTACGAGAGCTCGGCATTGTTCAATCCAATACTTGGTGCTATAGCAATAATAGGAACTGCATTCTGTACCGCGGCTTACGTAAGAGTCCTCTTCACGTTCTTTGGAAGGCCAAGAGAGAAGGTACTCAACGCCAAGGATCCTGGAATTTCAATGTTGCTTCCCATGCTCATCCTAGTATTGGCAATAATAGTTATGGGACTTTTCCCATGGCAGATAAGTGACAAGTTTATGATTCCTGCAGCGAGAGGTCTTTGGGATGTTCTCGGTTATGTTGCAACCCTGATGGGAGGTGGTTAA